From a region of the Bacteroides sp. AN502(2024) genome:
- a CDS encoding CPBP family intramembrane glutamic endopeptidase, which translates to MEADNMGGRKGPSRLPVWACIPLFIVVLSIFIGLYGTLVSGCLSLVLGAEARHSGVVGYIFVEVGMLLAVLTAAVILLRLERRPFSDLGLSLKGHASGVWYGLLMAIFLYLLGFGISVVGGGIEVIGFQFNPLDLWESWVFFLLVALFEEILMRGYILGHLLHTHMNKFLAIFASSALFAFMHIFNPEIAFLPMLNLLLAGMLLGTSYLYTRNLCFPISLHLFWNWIQGPILGYQVSGNNFTTSMLTLRIPEKNILNGGAFGFEGSLICTVLMIVFTILMVWWGEKREAISLAVLRSC; encoded by the coding sequence ATGGAGGCAGACAATATGGGTGGGAGGAAAGGGCCCTCAAGACTTCCTGTGTGGGCATGTATCCCACTGTTTATTGTGGTACTTTCCATCTTTATTGGATTGTATGGTACACTGGTCAGCGGATGCTTGTCGTTGGTTCTTGGGGCGGAGGCCCGTCATTCGGGAGTCGTAGGGTATATTTTCGTAGAGGTCGGTATGCTTTTGGCCGTTCTTACTGCTGCCGTAATCTTGCTTCGTCTCGAACGTCGTCCTTTTTCTGATTTGGGACTTTCCCTAAAAGGACATGCCAGTGGAGTGTGGTATGGTCTTCTGATGGCAATCTTCCTCTATCTGCTGGGTTTCGGAATCTCTGTTGTTGGGGGAGGAATAGAAGTCATCGGTTTTCAGTTTAATCCGTTGGATTTGTGGGAGTCGTGGGTATTTTTTCTGTTAGTGGCGTTGTTTGAAGAAATTTTGATGCGCGGCTATATTCTCGGACATCTGCTTCATACTCATATGAATAAATTTCTGGCAATTTTCGCCTCGTCAGCATTATTCGCGTTTATGCATATTTTTAATCCGGAAATAGCTTTTCTGCCGATGCTTAATCTATTACTTGCCGGTATGCTGTTGGGTACTTCTTATCTATATACCCGGAATCTGTGTTTCCCGATCTCCCTTCACCTTTTCTGGAATTGGATTCAAGGTCCGATTCTAGGTTATCAGGTAAGTGGAAATAATTTCACGACGAGCATGCTGACTTTGCGTATACCCGAAAAAAATATACTGAATGGAGGAGCCTTCGGTTTTGAAGGCTCACTCATTTGCACAGTACTTATGATTGTTTTTACAATTCTGATGGTGTGGTGGGGAGAAAAAAGAGAAGCAATCAGTCTTGCGGTACTCCGATCGTGCTAA
- a CDS encoding Tex family protein, translating to MELFHKMISGLLGIPKRQISSTLHLLGEGATIPFISRYRKEATGGLNEVQIEQIKEQHDKLCDIAKRKETILGTINEQGKLTAELEKRINDTWNPTELEDIYLPYKPKRKTRAEVARQKGLEPLALLLMLQKENNLSSKAATFVKGEVKDVEDALKGARDILAEQVNEDEHARNTVRNQFSRQAEISAKVVKGKEEEAAKYRDYFDFSEALKRCTSHRLLAIRRAESEGLMKVSINPDDEACIERLERQFVRGNNECSRQVREATTDAYKRLLKPSIETEFAAQSKEKADEEAIRVFTENLRQLLLASPLGQKRVLAIDPGFRTGCKVVCLDAQGNLLHNENIYPHPPMNKTREAASRLRKMIEAYRIEAISIGNGTASRETEDFINSQSFDRQIPVFIVSEQGASIYSASKIARDEFPDYDVTVRGAVSIGRRLMDPLAELVKIDPKSIGVGQYQHDVDQTKLKKALDQTVENCVNLVGVNLNTASSHLLTYISGLGPQLAQNIVNYRAENGAFGSRKELMKVPRMGAKAFEQCAGFLRIPGARNPLDNTAVHPESYHIVEQMAKDLKCTIDELIADKELRRKINISDYTTPTVGLPTLQDILQELDKPGRDPRKAIKVFEFDKNVRTIADLREGMILPGIVGNITNFGAFVDIGIKENGLVHLSQLAERFISDPTEVVSIHQHVMVKVMNVDNDRKRIQLSTIGVPQD from the coding sequence ATGGAATTATTTCACAAGATGATTTCCGGCTTGCTGGGTATACCGAAAAGACAAATAAGCAGTACGCTCCACCTTTTAGGTGAAGGTGCTACAATTCCCTTCATCAGCCGTTATCGTAAAGAAGCCACCGGCGGACTGAATGAAGTACAGATAGAACAAATCAAAGAGCAACACGATAAGTTGTGCGACATAGCCAAACGGAAAGAAACGATTCTCGGCACCATCAACGAGCAGGGCAAACTGACTGCCGAACTGGAAAAACGTATCAACGACACTTGGAATCCGACGGAACTGGAAGACATTTATCTTCCTTATAAACCCAAGCGGAAGACACGTGCCGAAGTAGCCCGTCAGAAAGGGTTGGAGCCGCTTGCCCTCCTCCTGATGCTGCAAAAGGAAAACAACCTTAGCTCCAAGGCTGCGACCTTTGTGAAAGGAGAAGTGAAAGATGTGGAAGATGCCCTGAAAGGTGCCCGTGATATCCTTGCAGAGCAGGTGAACGAAGACGAGCATGCCCGCAACACGGTACGCAATCAGTTCAGCCGCCAGGCAGAGATTAGTGCCAAAGTGGTGAAAGGGAAAGAGGAAGAAGCGGCGAAATACCGGGATTATTTCGATTTCTCCGAAGCACTGAAACGCTGCACGTCCCACCGCCTGCTGGCCATCCGCCGGGCAGAGTCAGAAGGCCTGATGAAAGTGTCTATCAATCCCGATGACGAGGCGTGCATCGAACGCCTGGAACGTCAGTTCGTACGTGGCAACAACGAGTGTAGCCGACAGGTGAGAGAAGCCACGACCGATGCTTACAAGCGTCTGCTCAAACCTTCCATCGAAACAGAATTTGCCGCTCAATCCAAAGAAAAAGCTGATGAGGAAGCTATCCGGGTATTCACCGAGAACCTTCGCCAGCTTCTTCTCGCCTCTCCATTGGGACAAAAACGGGTACTCGCTATCGACCCCGGATTCCGTACAGGGTGTAAAGTTGTCTGCCTCGACGCACAAGGCAATCTGTTGCATAATGAGAATATTTATCCTCATCCTCCGATGAACAAGACAAGAGAAGCGGCTTCCAGACTCCGTAAAATGATTGAGGCCTATCGGATCGAAGCCATCTCTATCGGTAACGGAACGGCAAGCCGTGAGACAGAAGATTTCATCAACAGCCAGAGCTTCGACCGTCAGATACCTGTGTTTATAGTCAGTGAGCAGGGAGCTTCCATCTATTCAGCTTCGAAGATTGCCCGCGACGAGTTTCCGGATTATGACGTTACGGTACGTGGAGCAGTCTCCATCGGCCGCCGCCTGATGGACCCATTGGCAGAATTGGTAAAGATAGATCCTAAATCCATCGGTGTAGGGCAATACCAGCACGATGTAGACCAGACGAAGCTAAAAAAAGCACTTGATCAGACAGTAGAAAATTGCGTGAACCTAGTCGGTGTAAACCTGAATACAGCAAGCAGCCATCTATTGACTTATATCTCGGGACTGGGACCGCAACTGGCTCAAAACATCGTCAACTACCGGGCGGAAAACGGTGCTTTCGGTTCACGGAAAGAGTTGATGAAAGTCCCGCGTATGGGTGCCAAGGCTTTCGAACAATGTGCCGGATTCCTCCGCATTCCCGGAGCCAGGAATCCACTGGACAACACCGCCGTACACCCGGAAAGCTACCACATCGTAGAACAAATGGCCAAAGACCTAAAATGTACCATCGATGAACTGATAGCCGACAAGGAACTCCGACGGAAGATTAACATCTCCGACTACACCACTCCTACCGTCGGCCTGCCCACCTTACAAGATATCCTGCAGGAACTCGACAAGCCGGGACGTGACCCGCGTAAGGCTATCAAAGTATTCGAATTCGACAAGAACGTACGTACCATAGCCGACTTGCGCGAAGGAATGATTCTTCCGGGCATCGTTGGTAACATCACCAATTTCGGAGCGTTTGTCGATATCGGTATTAAGGAGAATGGACTGGTACACCTCTCTCAATTAGCGGAACGGTTCATTTCCGATCCGACGGAAGTGGTATCCATCCATCAACACGTCATGGTCAAAGTGATGAATGTAGATAATGACCGGAAACGGATTCAACTTAGCACGATCGGAGTACCGCAAGACTGA
- a CDS encoding IS4 family transposase, whose product MANITLFAQVISHLPKENIRKIIKSSGSDKHCKGYNTWSQFVSMIFSQFSGCDSVRDISNGLKSATGNLNHLGINRAPSKSTVAYQNANRDSSVFRGIFYSLFQYFGQQALWQRRKFRFKMPIKLLDSTLVSLTLSIYDWAHYTTTKGAVKMHTLLDYDSLLPEFVNITDGKTTDNKAAFDIELHPYSIVVADRGYCDYSLLNNWDSSNVFFVVRHKDNIRYKAIEELPLPEKHAQNVLIDEIIEFELSAAKSKYPKRLRRIAVWNDEHGFEIELLTNNFTLAASSIAALYKARWNIEIFFRNLKQLLRIKSFIGTSRNAVETQIWTAMTTMLILTWLKHIARYKWALANLVVTLRLNTFTKIDLQKWLDQPFTPPPETIEND is encoded by the coding sequence ATGGCAAATATAACACTTTTCGCACAGGTAATATCACATCTCCCGAAAGAAAATATCAGGAAAATCATAAAATCTTCGGGGTCAGACAAGCATTGCAAGGGCTACAATACATGGAGTCAGTTTGTTAGCATGATTTTCAGCCAATTCTCAGGATGTGATTCAGTCAGAGATATCTCAAACGGGCTGAAATCAGCCACCGGCAACCTCAATCATTTGGGAATCAACCGTGCACCATCCAAGTCAACGGTAGCATATCAGAACGCCAACCGAGACAGTTCGGTTTTTCGCGGCATATTCTACTCGTTGTTTCAGTATTTCGGACAGCAAGCCCTATGGCAACGAAGAAAGTTCCGTTTCAAGATGCCGATAAAACTGCTCGACTCCACATTGGTGTCATTGACTCTGTCAATATATGACTGGGCACATTACACTACCACCAAGGGGGCGGTCAAGATGCACACGCTATTGGACTATGACAGTCTTTTGCCGGAGTTCGTGAATATCACCGATGGCAAAACCACCGACAACAAAGCTGCTTTTGATATTGAGTTACATCCGTATAGTATTGTAGTAGCCGACCGAGGCTACTGTGACTACTCATTGCTGAATAATTGGGACAGCAGCAACGTGTTCTTTGTAGTGCGTCATAAAGACAATATCCGGTACAAAGCCATAGAGGAGTTGCCTTTGCCTGAAAAACACGCTCAGAATGTACTTATTGACGAAATAATCGAGTTCGAACTCTCGGCGGCCAAATCCAAATATCCCAAACGTTTACGTCGCATCGCAGTATGGAACGATGAACACGGTTTTGAAATTGAGTTACTCACAAACAACTTCACATTGGCAGCATCAAGCATAGCGGCTCTGTACAAGGCTCGGTGGAACATAGAAATCTTCTTTCGCAACCTCAAGCAACTGCTACGCATCAAGAGCTTTATCGGCACATCCCGCAATGCCGTAGAGACCCAAATATGGACTGCTATGACTACAATGCTGATTCTGACATGGCTAAAGCACATCGCAAGATACAAATGGGCATTGGCTAACCTTGTGGTCACGCTCCGGCTGAACACATTTACCAAAATCGACCTCCAAAAATGGCTTGATCAACCATTTACACCACCTCCCGAAACCATCGAAAACGATTAG
- a CDS encoding Crp/Fnr family transcriptional regulator: MDTLLRDTVNAVVNSRFPEMSIEGRRQIENILIRKEFPKGAIALHEGEVAHELVFVGKGMLRQYYYKNGKDITEHFSYEGCIVMCIESFLKQEPTRLIVETLEPSIIYLFPRNMIQKLARENWEINMFYQKILEYSLIVSQIKADSWRFESARERYNLLFETHPEIIKRAPLAYIASYLLMTPETLSRVRSGVL, translated from the coding sequence ATGGATACACTATTAAGAGATACTGTAAATGCTGTTGTTAATTCCCGCTTTCCGGAAATGAGCATAGAAGGAAGGCGACAGATAGAAAACATACTGATTCGTAAAGAATTTCCCAAAGGAGCAATAGCACTGCATGAAGGAGAAGTAGCTCACGAACTCGTTTTTGTGGGCAAAGGTATGTTAAGGCAGTATTATTACAAAAATGGAAAAGACATAACCGAACATTTCTCATACGAAGGTTGCATCGTGATGTGTATCGAAAGTTTTTTAAAACAAGAACCTACGCGGCTGATAGTGGAAACCCTGGAGCCATCCATCATCTACCTATTCCCCCGTAATATGATACAAAAATTGGCAAGAGAAAACTGGGAGATCAATATGTTCTACCAGAAAATACTGGAATACTCTCTAATCGTATCACAGATTAAAGCAGACTCCTGGCGTTTTGAATCCGCCCGCGAGCGCTATAACCTCCTGTTCGAAACACATCCGGAAATCATCAAACGTGCACCTTTGGCGTACATCGCCTCCTATCTTCTAATGACACCGGAGACATTAAGCCGTGTACGTTCCGGTGTTTTATAA